One part of the Streptomyces sp. NBC_00286 genome encodes these proteins:
- a CDS encoding GH32 C-terminal domain-containing protein — MSVSRRTLLLAGGTAATLLPLAGIMPAAQAAAGATPVPAPIPDPLPVTGTWTRTSDGGQQATTDRRGPALALSEQQLAAKGTYAARVTPQSASSVAALVFRAALDGSTGYVVALDPGRARLRLYDLAGGDTIATAPLPGARTGKSYDLEVAVDGPELTVYVDGKRLLRAEDHRHDTGSVGLLAQGGKVTFGPRSLSSVTTNLTGWTTSGGTWTASPLGWRAAPSQGATARAVTTTQAYDTALQADLLLHDTSAVASLLVRTDAKATRGYGVQVDPGQGRLRLYRIDGNITLGTYATAIKADMVYRLRIEAEGDELRVHWQTNFLSPDGYSRVITAKDSAHSKGRLAVTASSGAASFENIAAADLTTDLQGWTSRSGTWTPDLRGVRGENGLSTAPFTHGDLVARADITPADRSSSAGLVLRASANGSGGYEARLETGRNAVVLLDRSSGTRLASAPGPVRRITFGGTYRVEARATGRTIEVYVDGVRALRTRVSRATGATIGTAAAHGTSYFQNVEVRATADYFTEPYRPTYHYSQLIGSTSDPCGLLFHDGEYHLFHQDEGRWAHAVSTDLVHWQPLPIALPWNAYGHCWTGCAVVDADDTSGLFDGGSGLIAYYTSYHPDKTGGNASVRIAYSKDKGRSWKLHGGSTPAVQNPGGPDAGWTFRDPKVIRDEAHDQWLMVVSGGDNVRFYTSTDLLTWTHVSSFGYGDWVTPGVWECPDFFPLPVDGDKDKLKWVLTLSTGAVRATNGSAAQYFTGEWNGTDFAPDQKPGTVLRADSGRDFYAAMSFYGLPDDRRVWLGWMSNWDYPFSAPTGAWKGQLSTPRELRLTDTADGVRLVQQPVRELAALRTSTTTRKDLTVGPTSANPLTRVTGIAYEIEAEVTLGTATEIGFRLRADDDQHTTVGYDAKAQELFVDRSAAGLSDFTQYFTGRTTAPMPTTDGRVTLRVYVDSSSVEAFGADGQAAVTSLIFPAPDADGMAFYAKGGTAHIDSLKVHKLDSTDRLVDRVKPLPAAPSGGEFRSDLGKLAVTPAGHWSTDSAGRAGTFDKDSNAVSARTATDLDLTTLVRLGGPDPDTGGALSLLWRASSDGADAYCLNIDPDLRVIRLVAKTDGRFDDAAALARVPALVRRGTTYAVRVLADGDRIRVFLDGTRIIDVTDATYTSGHIGLNVFGGRAAYQDTYVKRL; from the coding sequence ATGAGCGTGTCCCGCCGTACCCTCCTGCTCGCAGGAGGCACCGCCGCCACCCTGCTGCCTCTCGCTGGCATCATGCCCGCAGCCCAGGCCGCCGCCGGAGCAACCCCCGTCCCTGCACCGATTCCGGACCCTCTGCCTGTCACCGGCACCTGGACCCGCACCTCCGACGGCGGCCAGCAGGCGACCACCGACCGTCGCGGGCCCGCTCTCGCCCTCTCCGAGCAGCAACTTGCCGCCAAGGGCACCTACGCGGCCCGCGTCACGCCCCAATCCGCCTCCTCCGTAGCCGCGTTGGTGTTCCGGGCCGCCCTCGACGGCTCGACCGGATACGTGGTCGCCCTCGATCCGGGCCGCGCCCGCCTACGCCTCTACGACCTGGCCGGCGGCGACACGATCGCCACCGCACCACTGCCGGGCGCGCGCACAGGCAAGTCGTACGACCTCGAAGTGGCCGTAGACGGGCCGGAGTTGACGGTGTACGTCGACGGCAAGCGGCTCCTCCGCGCCGAGGACCACCGTCACGACACCGGCTCCGTGGGTCTGCTCGCCCAGGGCGGCAAGGTCACCTTCGGCCCGCGCTCCCTGTCCTCGGTCACCACCAACCTCACCGGCTGGACCACGAGCGGCGGCACCTGGACGGCAAGTCCGCTCGGCTGGCGCGCGGCCCCGTCCCAGGGAGCCACCGCCCGCGCCGTCACCACGACTCAGGCGTACGACACCGCGCTGCAGGCCGACCTGCTCCTGCACGACACATCCGCGGTCGCCTCGCTCCTGGTGCGTACCGACGCCAAGGCCACGCGCGGCTACGGCGTCCAAGTCGACCCAGGGCAGGGCAGGTTGAGGCTGTACCGCATCGACGGGAACATCACCCTCGGCACGTACGCGACCGCCATCAAGGCCGACATGGTCTACCGCCTGCGCATCGAAGCCGAGGGCGACGAACTGCGCGTGCACTGGCAGACCAACTTCCTCTCACCCGACGGCTACAGCCGCGTCATCACCGCCAAGGACTCGGCCCACAGCAAGGGCCGACTCGCCGTCACGGCCTCGTCCGGCGCGGCGTCCTTCGAGAACATCGCCGCCGCCGACCTCACCACCGACCTCCAGGGCTGGACGTCCCGCTCCGGCACCTGGACCCCAGACCTGCGCGGCGTCCGCGGCGAAAACGGCCTGAGCACGGCGCCCTTCACCCACGGCGACCTGGTGGCGAGGGCCGACATCACGCCCGCCGACCGCTCCTCCTCGGCCGGCCTCGTCCTGCGCGCCTCCGCGAACGGCTCCGGCGGCTACGAGGCACGCCTGGAAACCGGCCGTAACGCCGTCGTCCTGCTGGACCGCTCCTCCGGCACGCGCCTCGCCTCTGCTCCCGGCCCGGTCCGGCGCATCACGTTCGGCGGCACGTACCGCGTCGAGGCCCGCGCGACGGGCAGGACGATCGAGGTGTACGTGGACGGCGTACGGGCGTTGAGAACCCGCGTGTCCCGCGCCACGGGGGCCACGATCGGCACCGCAGCCGCGCATGGGACGTCGTACTTCCAGAACGTCGAAGTCCGCGCCACCGCCGACTACTTCACCGAGCCCTACCGCCCCACGTACCACTACTCCCAGCTCATCGGCTCCACCAGCGACCCCTGCGGTCTGCTGTTCCACGACGGCGAATACCACCTCTTCCACCAGGATGAGGGTCGCTGGGCGCACGCGGTCAGCACCGACCTCGTCCACTGGCAGCCCTTGCCGATCGCGCTGCCCTGGAACGCGTACGGCCACTGCTGGACCGGCTGCGCGGTCGTGGACGCGGACGACACCTCCGGCCTCTTCGACGGCGGCTCCGGCCTGATCGCGTACTACACGAGCTACCACCCGGACAAGACGGGCGGAAACGCGAGCGTGCGCATCGCGTACAGCAAGGACAAGGGCCGCTCCTGGAAGCTGCACGGCGGCTCGACCCCGGCCGTGCAGAACCCAGGCGGCCCCGACGCCGGCTGGACCTTCCGCGACCCGAAGGTGATCCGCGACGAGGCCCACGACCAGTGGCTGATGGTCGTCTCCGGCGGTGACAACGTCCGCTTCTACACCTCCACCGACCTCCTCACCTGGACCCACGTCAGCTCCTTCGGCTACGGCGACTGGGTCACCCCGGGTGTCTGGGAGTGCCCCGACTTCTTCCCGCTCCCGGTCGACGGCGACAAGGACAAGCTGAAGTGGGTCCTCACCCTGAGCACGGGCGCCGTACGCGCCACGAACGGCTCGGCCGCCCAGTACTTCACCGGCGAGTGGAACGGCACCGACTTCGCCCCCGACCAGAAGCCCGGCACGGTCCTACGCGCCGACTCGGGCCGCGACTTCTACGCCGCCATGTCCTTCTACGGCCTGCCCGACGACCGCCGCGTCTGGCTCGGCTGGATGAGCAACTGGGACTACCCGTTCAGCGCCCCGACCGGCGCCTGGAAGGGCCAGTTGAGTACGCCGCGCGAACTGAGGCTGACGGACACGGCTGACGGCGTACGTCTCGTGCAGCAACCGGTCCGCGAACTGGCCGCCCTGCGCACCTCCACCACGACTCGCAAGGACCTCACCGTCGGCCCGACCTCCGCGAACCCGCTCACACGTGTCACAGGTATCGCGTACGAGATCGAGGCCGAAGTCACCCTCGGCACCGCCACGGAGATCGGTTTCCGGCTCCGGGCCGACGACGACCAGCACACGACGGTCGGATACGACGCCAAGGCGCAGGAGTTGTTCGTGGACCGCTCGGCCGCGGGCCTGAGTGACTTCACGCAGTACTTCACGGGCCGTACGACCGCACCGATGCCGACGACCGACGGCCGCGTGACCCTGCGCGTGTACGTCGACTCGTCATCGGTCGAGGCATTCGGCGCGGACGGACAGGCAGCCGTGACGAGCCTGATCTTCCCGGCGCCGGACGCCGACGGCATGGCCTTCTACGCCAAGGGCGGCACCGCACACATCGACTCGCTCAAGGTGCACAAGCTGGACAGCACCGACCGCCTGGTGGACCGCGTGAAGCCGCTGCCGGCCGCCCCGAGTGGCGGTGAATTCCGGTCGGACCTCGGCAAGTTGGCGGTCACGCCTGCCGGCCACTGGTCCACGGACAGTGCGGGCCGCGCCGGAACCTTCGACAAGGACTCCAACGCGGTGTCGGCCCGTACGGCGACCGACCTGGACCTCACCACCCTGGTCCGGCTCGGCGGCCCCGACCCGGACACGGGCGGCGCCCTCTCCCTCCTCTGGCGGGCCTCCTCCGACGGCGCCGACGCCTACTGCCTCAACATCGACCCCGACCTACGCGTGATCCGCCTGGTCGCCAAGACCGACGGCCGGTTCGACGACGCCGCCGCCCTCGCCCGCGTACCGGCCCTGGTCCGCCGCGGCACGACGTACGCGGTGCGGGTGCTGGCCGACGGCGACCGCATCCGGGTCTTCCTCGACGGCACCCGGATCATCGACGTCACGGACGCGACGTACACGAGCGGACACATCGGCCTCAACGTGTTCGGAGGGAGGGCGGCGTACCAGGACACCTACGTGAAGCGGCTATAA
- a CDS encoding RtcB family protein, with protein MELNLVEEGPYRFRIEPRGDMRVPGIVFASPDLLEDAEHSLEQVVNVATLPGIVGASYAMPDIHWGYGFPIGGVAATDVDDGGVVSPGGVGFDISCGVRLLAADGDRQSLWPALPDVMDGLDRAIPRGAGPGGVWHLSRPSELERILDGGSRYAVERGHGEERDLTRCEDGGAVADADGAQVSGRARERGLGQVGSLGSANHFLEVQQVAEVYDERVAAAFGLARDQVCVMIHCGSRGLGHQICTDHVRAMDRAMNRYGITVPDRQLACTPVDSPEGRAYLGAMAAAANYGRANRQLLSDAARRIFHRAARTRLSLVYDVSHNLAKIETHTVNGTRRRLCVHRKGATRAFPPGHPELPEDIREFGQPVLIPGTMGTASYVLTGVPGGDAFHSTCHGAGRVMSRHKAARAVAGKELRARLERGGIAVRPRSLRGLAEETPEAYKDVGAVVEASEGAGLCRTVARLVPLGVVKG; from the coding sequence ATGGAACTCAACCTCGTCGAGGAAGGCCCGTACCGCTTCCGGATCGAACCCCGAGGCGACATGCGCGTACCGGGCATCGTCTTCGCGTCCCCCGACCTGCTCGAGGACGCCGAGCATTCGCTGGAGCAGGTCGTCAACGTGGCCACGCTGCCCGGCATCGTCGGGGCCTCGTACGCCATGCCGGACATCCACTGGGGCTACGGCTTCCCCATCGGCGGCGTGGCGGCGACCGACGTGGACGACGGCGGCGTCGTCTCGCCCGGCGGGGTCGGCTTTGACATCTCGTGCGGGGTGCGGCTGCTTGCCGCCGACGGTGACCGGCAGTCGCTGTGGCCCGCGTTGCCCGATGTCATGGACGGACTCGACCGGGCGATCCCGCGCGGCGCGGGCCCCGGAGGGGTATGGCACCTCAGCCGGCCCAGCGAACTGGAGCGGATCCTGGACGGCGGTTCCCGGTACGCCGTGGAACGCGGTCACGGCGAGGAACGCGACCTCACCCGCTGCGAGGACGGCGGTGCGGTCGCCGACGCCGACGGGGCGCAGGTCAGCGGCCGGGCCCGGGAACGCGGTCTCGGCCAGGTCGGCAGCCTCGGGTCCGCCAACCACTTCCTGGAGGTCCAACAGGTCGCCGAGGTGTACGACGAGCGGGTCGCCGCCGCGTTCGGGCTCGCCCGCGACCAGGTGTGCGTGATGATCCACTGCGGTTCACGGGGGCTCGGGCACCAGATCTGCACCGATCACGTCCGCGCGATGGACCGGGCCATGAACCGGTACGGCATCACCGTGCCCGACCGGCAACTGGCCTGCACGCCGGTCGACTCGCCCGAGGGCCGGGCGTACCTCGGCGCGATGGCCGCCGCCGCCAACTACGGCCGCGCGAACCGCCAGTTGCTGTCCGACGCCGCCCGCCGGATCTTCCACCGCGCCGCCCGCACCCGGCTCTCCCTCGTGTACGACGTCTCCCACAACCTCGCCAAGATCGAGACCCACACGGTGAACGGGACCCGGCGCCGGCTCTGCGTACACCGCAAGGGCGCCACCCGGGCCTTCCCGCCGGGCCACCCCGAACTACCCGAGGACATAAGGGAGTTCGGCCAGCCGGTGCTGATCCCCGGCACGATGGGCACCGCCTCCTACGTACTCACCGGAGTCCCCGGCGGCGACGCCTTCCACTCCACCTGCCACGGCGCGGGCCGGGTGATGAGCCGCCACAAGGCCGCGCGGGCGGTCGCCGGGAAGGAGCTGCGGGCCCGGCTGGAGCGGGGCGGCATCGCGGTACGCCCGCGCTCGCTGCGCGGCCTCGCGGAGGAGACCCCGGAGGCGTACAAGGACGTCGGCGCGGTGGTGGAGGCGAGCGAGGGAGCGGGGCTGTGCCGTACGGTCGCGCGGCTGGTTCCGCTGGGCGTGGTGAAGGGCTGA
- a CDS encoding alginate lyase family protein, which yields MHKRTVGLLSLGAAMLSLLVPAVPSGAAVPAGDTVPAGAVVAEQRAPRTVVLDGKRLVHAKQRLNQGDPVRRRALADLVKQADDWLDKGPWTVTDKSQTPPSGDKHDYLSQAPYWWPSQPKTPENPMGCPYVSKDGQRNPEADQIPDHSERAYVFASAYTLSLAWYYTGKAAYARHASDILRTWFVTPETRMNPRLINAQFVPCGADGRAAGLIEFSLGFTSLLDAAAILDTGAPGWTRADHGGFRSWSAQFLDWLTTSEFGKEESAAVNNHGTFADMQVAAIALAVGRPQLARQTVLQARTIRIDQGIAPDGRQPEEIRRTRSYHYSAFNLLALARLADVGRHVGVNLWKHQGPDGQSVFKAVDFLLPAATGTTPWPYPESNFEIWKANDVIHAAADAGDRNAQAALPRLTPPPGGDLWTLRPAAQLLSKELF from the coding sequence ATGCACAAACGTACCGTCGGCCTGCTGTCCCTCGGCGCGGCCATGTTGTCGCTACTCGTCCCCGCTGTCCCGAGCGGAGCCGCCGTGCCGGCCGGAGACACTGTCCCGGCCGGCGCGGTGGTCGCCGAGCAGCGCGCCCCCCGAACCGTCGTGCTCGACGGGAAACGCCTGGTGCACGCGAAGCAACGCCTCAACCAGGGCGACCCGGTGCGGCGCCGCGCCCTCGCCGACCTGGTCAAGCAGGCCGACGACTGGCTCGACAAGGGCCCCTGGACCGTCACCGACAAATCGCAGACCCCGCCCAGCGGTGACAAGCACGACTACCTGAGTCAGGCCCCGTACTGGTGGCCGAGCCAGCCGAAGACGCCCGAGAACCCGATGGGCTGCCCGTACGTGAGCAAGGACGGCCAGCGCAATCCGGAGGCCGACCAGATCCCCGACCACTCCGAACGGGCCTACGTCTTCGCCTCCGCGTACACCCTCAGCCTGGCCTGGTACTACACCGGCAAGGCCGCGTACGCCCGGCACGCGTCCGACATTCTGCGCACCTGGTTCGTCACGCCGGAGACGAGGATGAACCCGCGCCTGATCAACGCCCAGTTCGTGCCGTGTGGTGCCGACGGCCGGGCGGCCGGTCTCATCGAGTTCTCCCTGGGCTTTACGAGTCTGCTCGACGCGGCCGCGATCCTGGACACCGGCGCCCCCGGCTGGACCCGTGCCGACCATGGCGGATTCCGTTCCTGGTCCGCTCAGTTCCTCGACTGGCTGACGACCAGCGAGTTCGGCAAGGAGGAGTCCGCGGCCGTCAACAACCACGGCACCTTCGCCGATATGCAGGTGGCCGCCATCGCACTGGCCGTCGGGCGCCCCCAACTGGCGCGCCAGACCGTCCTCCAGGCGCGGACGATCCGTATCGACCAGGGCATCGCCCCGGACGGCCGCCAGCCGGAGGAGATTCGCCGCACCCGCAGCTACCACTACTCCGCCTTCAACCTGCTCGCCCTGGCCCGGCTCGCCGATGTCGGACGACACGTGGGCGTCAACCTCTGGAAGCACCAAGGCCCCGACGGCCAGAGCGTGTTCAAGGCCGTCGACTTCCTCCTCCCGGCCGCCACGGGCACGACACCCTGGCCCTACCCCGAGTCCAACTTCGAGATCTGGAAGGCGAACGACGTCATCCACGCAGCCGCCGACGCAGGCGACCGCAACGCGCAGGCGGCCCTGCCCCGGCTCACCCCACCGCCCGGCGGCGACCTCTGGACGCTGCGGCCCGCCGCCCAACTGCTGTCGAAGGAGCTGTTCTGA
- a CDS encoding phosphoribosyltransferase: MRFQSRRQAGQDLAAALLRRAEGGGYVDPLVLALPRGGVPVAAEIAHALRAPLDVLVVRKIGAPGQPEAGVGAVVGEDPPVFDQEALALLDMTEYQFTQAVAQQRAEVHRLESLYREGRPAPRLRDRTVILVDDGLATGVTARAALLHLRRGSPAQLVLAIPVCSGLGVVRQHEADDVICLHQPEHFYAVGEWYVDFGQLSDREVIETLRSVQARA, from the coding sequence ATGCGTTTCCAGAGCCGTCGGCAGGCGGGGCAGGACCTCGCCGCCGCGCTGCTGCGACGGGCGGAAGGCGGCGGTTACGTCGACCCCCTCGTCCTGGCCCTGCCCCGCGGCGGCGTCCCCGTCGCGGCGGAGATCGCGCACGCCCTGCGCGCGCCGCTGGATGTCCTGGTGGTACGCAAGATCGGCGCGCCGGGGCAGCCGGAGGCCGGGGTCGGCGCGGTCGTCGGCGAGGACCCGCCGGTCTTCGACCAGGAGGCGCTGGCGCTTCTCGACATGACCGAGTACCAGTTCACGCAGGCCGTGGCCCAGCAGCGCGCCGAGGTCCACCGCCTGGAGTCGCTCTACCGCGAGGGCCGTCCGGCTCCCCGCCTACGCGACCGAACGGTGATCCTCGTCGACGACGGCCTCGCCACCGGCGTCACCGCCCGCGCCGCCCTGCTCCACCTGCGGCGTGGCTCGCCCGCCCAGCTGGTGCTCGCGATTCCGGTGTGCTCCGGGCTCGGCGTCGTACGCCAGCACGAGGCGGACGACGTGATCTGCCTGCACCAGCCGGAGCACTTCTACGCCGTGGGCGAGTGGTACGTGGACTTCGGCCAACTGTCCGATCGCGAGGTGATCGAGACGCTGCGCAGCGTGCAGGCCAGGGCGTAG
- a CDS encoding archease, translating into MVGETYDDRQARAQGESGHRLVPHTADVRIEAWGTTRENCLVEAVHGMVDCFADVSAVRPTAVQRAQLSGNCDDDLLAALLDEVVYRLEVPGQVPVDVELETETPGGSVDVRLAVADLSAVEITGAVPKAVSWHELHIEPGPYGWTCAVTIDV; encoded by the coding sequence ATGGTCGGCGAGACGTACGACGACAGGCAGGCCCGCGCGCAGGGCGAGAGCGGCCACCGGCTGGTGCCGCACACCGCGGATGTGCGGATCGAGGCATGGGGCACGACCCGGGAGAACTGCCTGGTCGAGGCCGTGCACGGGATGGTCGACTGCTTCGCCGACGTCTCCGCCGTGCGGCCGACAGCGGTCCAGCGCGCCCAGCTGTCCGGCAACTGCGACGACGACCTCCTGGCCGCCCTCCTCGACGAGGTCGTCTACCGCCTCGAAGTACCCGGCCAGGTCCCCGTGGACGTCGAACTCGAGACGGAGACGCCCGGCGGCTCCGTCGACGTACGGCTGGCGGTCGCCGACCTGTCGGCCGTGGAGATCACGGGCGCCGTACCGAAGGCCGTGTCGTGGCATGAACTGCACATCGAGCCGGGTCCGTACGGCTGGACGTGCGCCGTGACCATCGATGTGTGA
- a CDS encoding Rv1733c family protein, whose amino-acid sequence MARTRRTTVRLWRWRSNPLRRRVDVVEAWLLLGAWLFALVGGLIAGLAAAEAVSRSVDRQREERRPVTAVLAENAPERSPTESVSDDLVWATVRWKTPDGNARTGEAQVKPEAKKGTRTTVWTDRDGTLLPQPLNEAEAVLQAVSAGLLAATGAGGAVWLTAWTVRGRLDQRRMREWDAEWERADMRWGGRTG is encoded by the coding sequence ATGGCGAGGACACGACGCACGACGGTGAGACTGTGGCGCTGGCGGAGCAACCCGCTCCGACGGCGCGTGGACGTCGTAGAAGCCTGGTTGCTGCTCGGCGCCTGGCTGTTCGCCCTGGTGGGCGGCCTGATCGCGGGGCTGGCGGCCGCCGAGGCGGTGAGCCGCAGCGTCGACCGGCAGCGCGAGGAACGCCGCCCGGTGACGGCGGTGCTCGCCGAGAACGCCCCGGAACGGTCACCGACCGAGTCCGTGAGCGACGACCTGGTCTGGGCCACGGTCCGCTGGAAGACACCTGACGGCAACGCCCGCACCGGCGAGGCCCAGGTCAAACCCGAAGCCAAAAAAGGCACCCGGACCACGGTCTGGACCGACCGAGACGGCACCCTGTTGCCGCAGCCCCTCAACGAGGCGGAAGCGGTCCTGCAAGCGGTATCGGCGGGCCTGCTCGCCGCGACGGGCGCGGGCGGCGCCGTCTGGCTGACCGCCTGGACGGTGCGCGGACGCCTCGACCAGCGCCGTATGCGCGAGTGGGACGCGGAGTGGGAGCGCGCCGACATGCGCTGGGGCGGCAGGACCGGCTGA
- a CDS encoding CBS domain-containing protein, producing the protein MAQHVREVMTANPVTVTEQTPLPEVAKLMREKNIGDVFITEEDHVRGLVTDRDLVIRAMAEDRDPAATPVREVCSTDLVTVSPQDDIDQAVRLMREHALRRLPVVEEDHLVGALSIGDLAVERDPQSALADISQAEPNR; encoded by the coding sequence ATGGCGCAGCACGTCCGGGAAGTCATGACGGCGAACCCGGTGACGGTGACCGAGCAGACCCCGCTCCCCGAGGTCGCCAAGCTCATGCGGGAGAAGAACATCGGCGACGTCTTCATCACCGAGGAGGACCACGTACGCGGCCTGGTGACCGATCGCGATCTGGTGATCCGGGCCATGGCCGAGGACCGGGACCCCGCCGCCACCCCCGTCCGCGAGGTGTGCAGCACCGATCTGGTGACCGTCTCCCCGCAGGACGACATCGACCAGGCGGTGCGGCTGATGCGGGAGCACGCCCTGCGGCGGCTGCCCGTCGTGGAGGAGGACCACCTCGTCGGTGCGCTCAGCATCGGCGACCTGGCCGTCGAACGCGACCCGCAGTCCGCGCTCGCCGACATCAGCCAGGCGGAGCCGAACAGGTAG
- a CDS encoding DUF3455 domain-containing protein, producing the protein MKLARRLILTTTAIAAVAAGTLISATAGQATPTSKPVGANTKAAATPKIPGSLKVPDGHRLTGVFNAKGVQTYACTDGAWKLLEPAATLSAKKDRSNRPVALHSRGPVWVSTVDGSAVTAAAVATSPKTGTIPELLLQSTGTRGTGVFADVSYIQRLSTTGGVAPTTACTGTEETSVPYTAIYTFYKPAK; encoded by the coding sequence ATGAAGCTCGCCAGACGTCTCATCCTCACCACCACTGCTATAGCCGCCGTGGCCGCCGGCACGCTGATCAGCGCGACGGCCGGCCAGGCCACACCAACCTCGAAGCCCGTCGGCGCCAACACCAAGGCCGCCGCCACGCCGAAGATCCCCGGCTCTCTGAAGGTCCCCGACGGCCACCGGCTCACCGGCGTCTTCAACGCCAAGGGCGTCCAGACCTACGCCTGCACCGACGGCGCCTGGAAGCTGCTGGAACCCGCCGCCACCCTCTCGGCCAAGAAAGACCGCTCCAACCGCCCCGTCGCCCTCCACTCCCGCGGCCCCGTCTGGGTGTCCACGGTGGACGGCAGCGCGGTCACCGCCGCCGCCGTCGCCACCTCCCCCAAGACCGGCACCATCCCCGAACTCCTCCTGCAGTCCACGGGCACGCGCGGCACCGGCGTTTTCGCCGACGTCTCGTACATCCAGAGGCTCAGCACCACGGGCGGCGTCGCCCCCACCACGGCCTGCACGGGCACCGAGGAGACCAGCGTCCCGTACACCGCGATCTACACCTTCTACAAGCCGGCCAAGTGA